The Archangium primigenium genomic interval CGGCGTGCGCATCACCTCGGAGCTGCTCAAGGAGAAGAAGAAGGAGCTCATCCAGGCCGAGTGCCACGGCCTCTTGGAGTTCATCGAGCCGGTGCACACGCTGGACGCGGTGGCGGGCCACGCCAAGGCCAAGGAGATGCTGCGCTCGGCGGCCAACGCCCTCAAGAAGGGCCGCATGGAGGTCATGCCCATGGGCTACCTGGTGAGCGGGCCGGTGGGCACGGGCAAGACGTTCCTCGTGTCGTGCTTCGCCGGGGAGATTGGCATCCCGGTGGTGAAGTTCCTCAACTTCCGCAGCCAGTGGCAGGGCGTCACCGAGAGCAACCTGGAGAAGATCTTCAACCTGCTCAAGGCGCTCTGGCCCGTGGCGGTGATGGTGGACGAGGCGGACACCTTCCTGGGCAACCGCGACTCGGGCGGGGACTCGGGCACGAGCAGCCGCGTGTTCGGCTCCATCGCCTCGTTCATGGGCAACACGGTCTACCGCGGGAAGATCGTCTGGTTCCTCATGACGGCGCGGCCGGACCTCCTGCCCATCGACCTCAAGCGTCAGGGGCGCGCCGAGGAGCACCTGGCGCTCTTCTACCCGGAGACGGAGGCCGAGCGGGAGGAGCTCTTCAAGGTCATGCAGAAGAAGACGGGGCTCAAACTGGAGGTGCCGTCCATCTCGGACCTCATCCCCATTGGCACCCGGCAGCTGAGCGGCGCGGACATGGAGGCCGTCATGGTGCGCACGCGCTTCCGGGCGCTCGCCCAGGGTCGCGAGCAGGCGACCGAGGAGGATCTCAAGGCGGTGTTCGAGGACTTCGTGCCCCCGAGCTATCCCCTGGAGATCGAGCTGCAGAACCTGGTGGCGGTGCAGGAGTGCACCAGCCGCGAGCTGCTGCCCGAGAGCTTCCGGCGCATGGACCGCGACCTCATCACCCGCCGGGTGCGCGAGCTCAAGCAACTGCTCGAGCAGGGCTAGCCGCGGCGGGGCGGGTGAGCGCGCGGGAACCGTGAGGCCCGCGCGCTCGTGCGGCCTACTGCTTCTGGAACGACACCGACAGGGTCACGGAGTCCGAGTACGAGGAGCCCGGGGGCGCCACGTAGCGGATCTCCGCCTTGCCCACGAAGTTCTCGTACTTGTAGTTGCCGCCGGTCAGATCCTGTCCGGCGGGCACCGTGTCGATCGTCAGCGACACGTTGCCGTCCTGCGTACCGTTCGAGCGCAGCACGTGGTAGTCCTTGTCCCCCTTGACGGTCACCTGACCCACCGCGTCGGAGAAGGTGTCCAGCGTGATGGCGCCCTTCTTGGGATCGCCCTTGCCGATGAGCTCCAGGTTGGTCGTGCTCTCCACGGTGCCGCTCGTGTCGGGCTCCAGGCTGAGCGTGTACTGGATCGAGCCATCGGAGGTCTTGAGCGCGGACAGGCTGCAGAACGAGATCTTGCCCGTCGCGGCGCCGCTGTAGGTGCCCGTGCACACGATCTTGTCCTGCGACGGGTTGCCGCCGTTCTCGCCGCCGTTCTCGCCGCCGTTCTCGCCATTCGAGCCATTGCAGCCGGTGCAAGCCGCGACCGACAACGACAGCGTCACAGCCAGGGTCCGCCAAATCTTGTCCATGGTGATCCTCCTCGGTAGGCTCGGATAACATCAAAACCGCGGTCCGCGCGGCAAGTTGAAAGCAGGCCGCTCGCCGCCCCGCGCCCGGACGATGACGGACCTTCCGGGTCACCTGCTCCTTGGTGGCTTGCTCTGAGCCAACCCCTTGGATTCATTCGGGTTCTTGTGCAAGGCCAGGCTCCGGCAAGTTGACCGATAGCGAACCCTCCCGATACCCTTATGCTGGGCCTTCACGATGGGAGCGTACATGCGGGGTCGATCGAGAAGGCGGCAATCGGGACAGGTGGCGGTGGAGACCGCCCTGATCATCCCCCTCTATGTCTTCTTGATCCTGGGCATCCTGCAGCTGGGCCTCATCGCTCAGGCGCGCGTGATGGCCAAGTACGCCGCGTACCGGGCGGTGCGCGTGGGCGCGATGCACAACGCCAGCCCCAAGGCGATGGAGGCGGCGGCCGTCTTCCACCTCATGCCCGTGCTGACGGACAGCCAGGGCAAGAAGATCCTGCCCAACGACAGCAGCTCGCGGGTCGTCATGAAGTACGGCCGGCTCCTGGGCGAGAACTCGCTCGGCGTGGGCCAGATGGTGAAGGTGGTCATCTGCGGCCCCACCGACAGTGAGCTGAGCGGCTCGGGAGGCCAGGCGCTGGCGGCGGGGCACCAGTCGGCCCTGCACGGCCGCGGCAGCCGCAACGAGGTGGACTTCGACGACCCCCGGCTGATGATCTCCGAGGAGGAGGATCAGGACCCGCAGACGGGCCCGGGCATGCGCCAGTACAACCGGCTGCGCCTGCGCGCCCAGCTCCAGCTGCTCTACCGGATGCCCATCCCGTTCGCCAACTGGATCATCACCCGCACGTATCTGGGCGCCACGCTGCCCTCGGTGCTGATGATGACGCAGAAGGGTGTGCCCAACAAACCCTCCACCGCCACGCAGGCCTCGTCGGTGCGGGCGCTGGAAGCGATGAAGATCTACACCATCCCCATCAACGTCAGCTACGCGATGCGGATGCAGAGCAACTTCTTCCTCAACAAGTTCGCGCTCCCCAAGAGCAACGAGTGCATCCACTACAAGCCGTAGCTTTCGCCAGGGCTCCCATGAAGACGCTTTCTCGAATCTTGAAGCGCCGCGCGTCGGATTCCCGCCAGGGTCCTCGCTCCCGCGGCCAGGCGATGATCCTCGGAGTGGTCTCGCTCGTGGTGTTGGCGCTGGTGGTCTTCATGACCATCAACGTGACGGTGTCGGTGCAGCAGAAGATCCGCCTGCAGAACTACGCGGATGCCAAGGCGTTCTCCATGGCGGTGATGGAGGCCCGGGCGCTCAACTACTTCGCCTACAGCAACCGCGCCATCGCCTCGTCCTACGTGAGCATGGCCAACGTGCACGCCTACGTGTCCGAGGCGACGATGCTCACCGACCTGCGCTTCAGCGGCGCCCTGGTCATGCAGACCATCGCGGCGGAGGAGCTCGCCCAGTGCTTCTGCGGCTGGGTGCCGTGCCGTCCCCAGCACTGCCTCCACGCGGGCGAGGCGGAGATCAACGTGGCGGGGCTGTTCATCGACGCGTTCGGCGGGAAGATCGCCAAGAAGGTCCAGGCCGTGGACCGCTCGGCCCGGAGCGTCACCGACGCCCTGAATCGGCACATCCAGGCGCTGAACCTCTCGCAGAAGGCCGTGCACGGCGGCGTCATGGTGGCGCTGGGCAAGGGCTCGTTCGGCTCGCTCAAGGAGGACAACATGTCCAAGGCGGCCTCCGTCACCAGCGACCCCATGACGCTGAGCGCCCAGAACATCGTGCAGTGGACGCAGGCGTTCGAGACCAACGATCAGAAGAAGCGGCGCATCCTGGCGGAGAACGTGAACGCCACCCGGCAGGACTTCGCGTGGAACCGCACCAATTCCCTCATCGCCACCCCGGTGCTGTTCGCCCGGCTCAGTGATCTCGTCAAGGCGGAGTCCCTCTGGGTGGGCCCCAAGGGCACCTGGATCATCGAGCAGTTCCCGGGCGGCGTGAGCGGCCGTACGGGTGTCGTGGCCGCCGGAAACTTCCCGGGCCAGTCGGGCGCCACGGCGATCATCACCCGCGACGTGGCGGCCAACGTGGAGGGCAAGAGCATGACCTCCTTCGACCACGGCCTGCTGGGCGGCACCTGGCGTCACGGCGTGGGCGGCGCGCCCCTGCCGATGCTGGGCCCCATTGGCGTGGCCCGGATCACCACTGGCGCCAGCCAGGCCCACGCCTCGGGCCTCTTCTCGCTGACCGGCAATCCCCACACGGGCGCTTCCCACTCCAATCCCGAGCTGGCGATGGAGCGCTTCATGGAGTTCAACATCGGGGACTCCTTCCCGTTCAACCAGCCGGCGGTGTTCGCCACGGCCACCACGGACGGCCGGGTCAACGAGTTCGGCATCCGGGGGCCGTATGAGATCGCCAAGGATGGCACGGGCACGGTGCGCTTCACCAACGTGGGCAACTCGGACGCCTCGCTGACGCTCACCAACAACTCGCCCACCAAGGCCTTCTCCAAGGCGCAGGTGTACTACCACCGCATGGGCGACTGGTCCGACTACCCGAACCTCTTCAATCCCTACTGGCGCGCCAAGCTGCACCCCGTGACCACGCGGGAACTGGCGACGACGCTGACCATCGTGGATTCCAACGCCGCCATCGTGGTGGGAGGCGCATCCGCCATCCCCGGCAGTGGTGGCAAGGGAGTGAACGTCCAATGAACCGCTCGAACTCGAGGCTTGCCGTCCCCATGTCGCGTCGCCCGCGCGGTGCCGCCATGGTGGAGACCGTGCTGTTGATGCTCGTGCTGCTCCCGCTGCTCTTCTACGCGTTCTTCCTGATGGACGCGGCCTACATGAAGCTGGACCTGCAGGAGTCCGTCGTCTCGAGCGTCTGGGACATCTCCACGCTCAATGGCGAGAATGACGTGCAGCAGACGCGCGGGCGCTACAAGCCGGACACCAAGGATCAGCGGGGCGACGATCCCGACCCCCGTCCGAGCAACTGGAAGGACGCGGCGGGCTGGAACCGCTCCTACCACGCCTCGCGTTCCTCCTACTCGGACCACACCTCCGCCTTCGAGGATGGCGCCGAGCCGGGCTCCCCGGGCCTGGGGGTCGTGGAGCGCATCAACGGCAATCACAACCACTCCAAGCACCACAAGATCTACTTCGCGGCCCAGTACACCTACCGCTTCGAGGCGAGCGCGGGCTCGGACACCCAGTTCAAGTGCTCCATGGAGGACGACAACGCCTGGGCGATTGATCCGCTGATGCTCGGCAGCTTCGCCCGGAAGTACAGCAAGGGCGGTGCGGTGCGTTGTGACGCCAAGGGCTACATCTACAACTACATCATCCCGCAGAAGCTCTTCTCCAAGTTCTCCGATCTGGACCTGTCCAACCTGACCAAGCGCGACAAGGACTCGGACTCGCACAACTTCCAGGGCCGGGGAAACAACGTCGTGGCCTCCGAGATGGGCTCCGTCTACTTCAATACCTGGGCCCTGGAGACCGGCGCCTCGCGCAGGCGGGGCCAGCGCGAGACCATCGCGGACGCGGACCTCGGGGACCGCAGCTTCGCCTCGTCGTACACCAAGCTGGATGACAGCAACTTCTACAAGCGCGTGGTGTACTTGAACTCCACCAGCGGAGCCGCGACGTTCTCGATGGTGCAGGCCAATGCGGCGACCCTGGCCCGGGACGCGTCCAACAACCTCAAGATGACCGTCAACCCGGGCCTGAGCCTCATGGAGACCTCCATCCGCGAGGATCCCGTCGCCCGACTGCCGGGCATCGCGGGCACCTTCATGGTCGCCCGCTACAAGCCGCAGGCGCCGGGTCAGACCAAGGGGCCGAGCATGGACCTGATGTCCAACTCCAAGTTCGAGTCCACGCCCTACAAGAACGCCAACCCGAAGTACCAGACCGCCTACAACAAGCGCGGCTTGTACTACATGGGCTGCAAGACCGAGCAGAAGGACGGCGCCTGCCCATGAGCCGAGGCGTGCTCCTCGCCCTGCTCGGCGGGGTCCTGACCGCGGGCGGGGCGAGCGGGGAGGGCCCGGCGCCCTCCGCGCCGAAGGCCCCGCCCAAGGCGGCCTCCAGTGCCGCCGCCGGCAAGCAGCCCGCCGCCAAGCCGGCCCCGTCGGCCACGCCCACGAAGGCGGACTGGCAGGAGCTGGTGCGGGATGCCATCACGCCCTCGCAGGACGCCCCGCCTCCGGAGGACCCGGATCCCTTCGGGTTCAGCGTCTACCGGGGAGCCCGCCCCGAGCCCATGGGGGAGCAGACCCTCATCAATGGCGCCCGGATGCAGATCGCCACGCTCATCGTGGACGATGCGCCCCACATCGTGATGAACAACTACGCGGACTCCCTGGAGAAGCAGGGCGTCGTCAACGTCATGGTGGGGAAGGTGCCGGAGGTGAAGCTGATGTACATGAGCTTCCGTCCCCCGGGCAGCGACAACCTCAAGACGCTCACGTTCGTGCCGCACGGCTCGGGAACGGTCATCCTCGCGTCCGTGGGCAATCCCGAGGAGCTGCTCGAGCGCAAGAACTTGCCGGATGGGCTGCCCCAGCCGCCCAATTCGGAGCCGCCCACGGCCATGCAGCAACTGGAGCCGGGGCTGTCCTCGCGCAGCGCGTTCTTCCTGGTGAAGGACAGCACGCCCGCCAAGGTCATGACCTTCTACCGCACGGAACTGCTCAAGCGTGGCTACGTCCCCACGCCGGAGGGCGAGAGCCTTCCGGGCATGGAGAGCTACCAGAAGGCGGGTTCCGTGTTGTCCATCACCGCCAAGGTCGAGGACTCCTCGGGCGTGGCCGTGTCTCTCGTGTGGTTCGACTCATGAAAACTTCCCTGAAATCTCTCCGGATCCCGGCCCTGGCGTTGTGCGTGGGGCTCAGCGCGGGGTGGGCCTTCGCCGCTCCCAAGAAGGACAAGCCCTCGATCCAGCCCACGCCGGCGCCGAAGATCACCAAGCGCCCGACGACCTGCAAGGATCAGTGCGACCTGATGGCGCAGATGTGCGCGCAGCCTTGCGCGGATCCCAAGCGCAAGAACAGCAAGGCCCAGTGCGAGAAGAGCTGCGACAAGATGGTCGCCGCGTGCGATGGCAGCTGCCAGGAGAAGGGCCGCATCGACGCTCAGTACATGAAGGATCACCTCAAGCCGCCCTCGATGCCCGAGGGCGGATCGGCGGAGGATTGAGGCGCATGGGTTCCCAATCGAAGAAGTCGCGGCTGCTGTCGCGTCGGCGCCGTGGCCAGGCGATGGTCGAGTACTCGATGGTCGTCTATGCGCTGGCGCTCGCCGGTGGCGTGGCCATCATCACCGTGCTGCCCATGCTCATGCGGGCCCTGAACATCTACCTCAACGGCCTGTACTACATGAT includes:
- a CDS encoding TadE/TadG family type IV pilus assembly protein; protein product: METALIIPLYVFLILGILQLGLIAQARVMAKYAAYRAVRVGAMHNASPKAMEAAAVFHLMPVLTDSQGKKILPNDSSSRVVMKYGRLLGENSLGVGQMVKVVICGPTDSELSGSGGQALAAGHQSALHGRGSRNEVDFDDPRLMISEEEDQDPQTGPGMRQYNRLRLRAQLQLLYRMPIPFANWIITRTYLGATLPSVLMMTQKGVPNKPSTATQASSVRALEAMKIYTIPINVSYAMRMQSNFFLNKFALPKSNECIHYKP
- a CDS encoding AAA family ATPase translates to MSKSRKSAEADPLAELPGWARKLAQKYYTKTVNTFLLYGAVRDLQPLTLEDGGRGFGPLRTFLAEELFGGRDHVVFYDRSSGIRSASTETQKDLQRTLAGYDTLYGTDFAKSLPRDPGRALQILENFLRMRLSDGRSLALVIDFAETLVPGGEMSHLSAEDRFVLATLEKWAHDPQFLAGDVSVVLLAENLADISPRLTRNPYVAPIELPLPVEEERLEYVRYKLEGKKLAAVSDVPLAGLAKMTAGLSRINLDRVLTESLERGVRITSELLKEKKKELIQAECHGLLEFIEPVHTLDAVAGHAKAKEMLRSAANALKKGRMEVMPMGYLVSGPVGTGKTFLVSCFAGEIGIPVVKFLNFRSQWQGVTESNLEKIFNLLKALWPVAVMVDEADTFLGNRDSGGDSGTSSRVFGSIASFMGNTVYRGKIVWFLMTARPDLLPIDLKRQGRAEEHLALFYPETEAEREELFKVMQKKTGLKLEVPSISDLIPIGTRQLSGADMEAVMVRTRFRALAQGREQATEEDLKAVFEDFVPPSYPLEIELQNLVAVQECTSRELLPESFRRMDRDLITRRVRELKQLLEQG